Proteins encoded by one window of Actinomycetota bacterium:
- the smpB gene encoding SsrA-binding protein SmpB has protein sequence MVEQKVVARNKKAYHDYFIEETYEAGIVLEGAEVKSLRAGKVSMRESFARIKNGEVFLYNMHISPYEHGDVLKPEPRRTRKLLLHKSEIRRLIGKTEERGYTLIPLNVYFSCGFAKVELGLARGKHLYDKRRKIAEKTARREIERALKERQKSHR, from the coding sequence ATGGTGGAGCAAAAGGTTGTCGCGAGGAATAAGAAAGCGTATCACGATTATTTCATCGAGGAGACGTACGAGGCTGGGATAGTCCTTGAAGGAGCTGAGGTAAAGTCGTTGCGCGCTGGAAAGGTGAGTATGAGGGAAAGCTTCGCCAGGATCAAAAATGGCGAGGTCTTTCTGTACAATATGCACATCAGCCCCTATGAGCATGGGGATGTACTCAAACCGGAGCCGAGAAGGACACGAAAGCTCCTTTTGCACAAGAGCGAGATAAGACGCCTCATCGGGAAAACAGAGGAGAGGGGATATACCTTGATCCCTCTTAACGTTTATTTTTCTTGTGGCTTTGCCAAGGTTGAACTGGGTTTAGCTAGGGGTAAGCATCTCTACGATAAGCGAAGGAAAATCGCGGAAAAGACTGCGAGGCGGGAAATTGAGCGTGCTCTCAAAGAGAGGCAAAAATCCCATCGATAG
- the rnr gene encoding ribonuclease R produces the protein MKIEEQVLKLVKKTHPLSFGKLAKAIEGMGSKTELKNILQRLEQEGTLVKVGKTGYGLPEDLNYTTGRLQANKRGYGFVRGDKIDVYISPFAMNGAMHNDEVLVKLSKRKRKGGSIEGEVVKILKRANPTVVGKFERKGRDFFLTPSDARIFYKIHIPPKFSLGASLGDMVVAQIERWPNRRHGPVGRIIEILGEETSIGVEIEVIIREHRLPMVFPFNVLAECQEIPDEVLPQDLLGRKDYRDEFTVTIDGLDAKDFDDAVSIKRDELGNFLLKVHIADVSHHVDVNDALDAEAASRGFSTYLVDRVIPMLPPKLSNEICSLIPRVDRLSLSVEMLVDAKGKVRHFEIAEGVIRSDFRLTYEEVDELFITGEFENEEMRRCLSQLRELSNILEERRVKRGSINFETIEPKVILDEELKPVDVVIREKTPATMLIEETMILTNETVAGFMRWQGLPMIYRVHERPESEALTQIKELVEGLGYPIKGMRTIHPKTFQNIIAYAHKRSERLLINYLLLRAMKQARYSPICKPHFGLASDCYTHFTSPIRRYPDLVVHRMVKAVLKGEVSHPKILDLAKRLLDICEHCSIREREIDEAERDSVDLKLCELMEQHIGDVFKGIITGVTAYGLFVQIPNSAEGLIHIRDLTDDYYHYEPDRFLLRGQRTGKIFRLGQEVTIRVANVVIGERRIDFVPA, from the coding sequence ATGAAGATCGAAGAGCAGGTACTGAAATTGGTAAAAAAGACCCACCCCCTAAGCTTTGGCAAATTGGCCAAAGCCATTGAAGGTATGGGATCAAAAACTGAATTGAAAAATATCCTCCAGAGGTTGGAGCAAGAAGGGACCCTTGTTAAGGTCGGAAAAACTGGATATGGATTGCCCGAGGATTTGAATTATACAACTGGTCGCCTGCAGGCTAATAAAAGAGGCTATGGATTTGTTAGAGGTGACAAAATTGATGTTTATATAAGTCCCTTTGCCATGAATGGAGCCATGCACAATGACGAGGTCTTAGTGAAGTTATCTAAAAGGAAAAGGAAGGGAGGAAGCATCGAAGGAGAGGTCGTTAAAATCCTCAAAAGAGCCAATCCAACGGTTGTGGGGAAGTTCGAAAGAAAAGGGAGGGATTTTTTCCTTACCCCGTCTGATGCAAGGATTTTTTATAAAATCCACATCCCTCCAAAATTTTCTCTAGGCGCTTCTCTTGGTGATATGGTGGTAGCGCAAATAGAGCGATGGCCCAACAGACGTCATGGTCCCGTGGGGAGAATAATTGAAATTTTGGGTGAAGAGACTTCAATAGGGGTGGAAATAGAAGTAATCATAAGGGAACATCGATTACCCATGGTATTTCCCTTCAACGTGCTTGCTGAATGCCAAGAGATACCGGATGAGGTACTTCCCCAAGATTTACTTGGTCGCAAGGATTACAGAGATGAATTCACCGTTACCATTGATGGTTTGGATGCAAAGGACTTCGACGACGCGGTATCCATCAAGAGGGACGAATTGGGCAACTTTTTGTTGAAGGTTCACATCGCAGATGTCTCTCACCATGTGGATGTGAATGATGCTTTAGATGCGGAGGCTGCCAGTAGGGGATTTAGTACCTACCTTGTTGATAGAGTGATCCCCATGCTTCCCCCAAAGCTTTCCAACGAAATCTGCAGTCTCATTCCCCGAGTCGATAGGCTTTCCCTTTCCGTGGAGATGCTCGTGGATGCGAAAGGCAAGGTGAGGCATTTTGAAATAGCAGAAGGGGTAATCCGCAGCGATTTCCGTCTCACCTACGAAGAAGTTGATGAATTGTTCATCACAGGAGAATTTGAGAATGAGGAGATGCGGAGATGTCTGTCGCAGCTGAGGGAGCTCAGCAATATCTTGGAAGAAAGGCGGGTAAAGAGAGGAAGCATAAACTTTGAAACCATTGAGCCCAAGGTCATCCTCGATGAAGAGTTAAAGCCCGTGGATGTGGTGATCAGGGAAAAAACTCCAGCCACGATGCTTATAGAGGAAACGATGATTTTGACCAATGAGACCGTGGCGGGATTCATGCGTTGGCAAGGTTTACCCATGATTTACCGGGTACATGAGAGGCCAGAATCCGAAGCGCTGACTCAAATCAAAGAGTTGGTGGAGGGATTGGGTTATCCCATAAAGGGCATGAGGACCATACATCCCAAAACTTTCCAGAACATCATCGCTTATGCTCATAAGAGATCGGAGAGGTTGCTGATCAATTACTTGTTATTACGTGCCATGAAACAAGCGAGGTATTCTCCGATTTGTAAACCCCATTTTGGGTTGGCCTCAGACTGCTATACCCATTTCACCTCTCCCATTCGACGATATCCCGACCTTGTGGTGCATCGAATGGTAAAAGCTGTGCTAAAAGGGGAAGTTTCTCATCCAAAGATTTTGGATTTGGCCAAAAGGCTTCTGGATATTTGTGAGCATTGTTCCATACGAGAGAGGGAGATCGATGAAGCCGAGAGAGATTCCGTCGATCTCAAGCTCTGCGAGTTGATGGAGCAGCATATTGGGGATGTCTTTAAGGGGATCATAACGGGTGTGACCGCCTATGGTTTGTTTGTTCAAATCCCAAACTCCGCGGAGGGTTTGATTCACATCCGTGATTTAACTGACGATTATTATCATTATGAACCCGATCGCTTCCTATTGAGGGGGCAACGCACTGGAAAGATTTTTAGGCTGGGACAAGAGGTTACCATAAGGGTCGCGAACGTGGTCATAGGTGAGAGGCGAATAGATTTTGTTCCTGCCTAA
- a CDS encoding S41 family peptidase, whose protein sequence is MFKRIILVAAGVFLLLMFLGACFTGGFLLGRQIGAEEERARNPLGLVQEAMEEIQRTYLEKVPTRRLIKGAIKGMVESLNDPYTRYLDRSHFKMFKEETAGQFEGVGIMIGIEDNQLTVISPLEDTPAARAGIQAGDKIIKIDGKSTKNMVLDKAVQLIRGKEGTIVVLTVSREGVDQPLKFYLRREKIKIPNVSSKMLEDKLGYIRIHYFAGNTSPNLKNTLNKLKEDGVLGIILDLRNNPGGLLDESINVASVFIESGPIVKVKSRTGELETHDAKGGADEEIPLVVLVNKGSASASEIVAGALKERKRGVIVGEKTFGKGSVQTVVTLSDGSGLVITTATYLTPGGVSIHKEGIKPDVEVVVPMERRKLLTKEDKQLEKAKEILKSIISGEGVRKAA, encoded by the coding sequence TTGTTCAAAAGGATTATTCTGGTAGCAGCGGGAGTTTTCCTGCTGTTGATGTTTCTTGGGGCTTGCTTTACCGGTGGTTTTCTCCTCGGAAGGCAAATAGGGGCGGAGGAAGAGAGAGCTAGAAATCCTTTGGGATTGGTCCAAGAGGCCATGGAGGAGATTCAACGCACCTATTTGGAGAAAGTCCCCACCCGTAGGTTGATCAAGGGAGCAATAAAGGGCATGGTGGAGTCCTTAAACGATCCCTATACGAGGTATCTTGATCGTTCCCATTTTAAGATGTTCAAAGAGGAAACAGCAGGTCAGTTCGAAGGGGTGGGGATAATGATAGGAATTGAGGATAATCAACTCACCGTGATCTCACCTTTGGAGGATACACCCGCTGCTAGAGCGGGAATCCAAGCCGGAGATAAAATCATCAAGATAGATGGCAAATCCACTAAAAATATGGTTTTGGACAAGGCTGTCCAACTGATAAGGGGAAAGGAGGGAACCATTGTAGTGTTGACCGTCTCCCGAGAGGGAGTCGATCAACCATTAAAGTTTTATTTACGAAGGGAAAAGATAAAGATACCAAATGTTTCTTCAAAGATGTTGGAGGATAAATTGGGTTACATACGCATCCATTACTTTGCTGGGAATACGAGTCCTAATTTGAAGAATACATTGAATAAGCTCAAGGAGGACGGGGTATTAGGCATTATCCTCGATTTGAGAAATAATCCTGGAGGGCTCCTTGACGAATCCATTAACGTTGCAAGCGTTTTCATCGAATCGGGCCCCATCGTGAAAGTAAAGAGCAGAACCGGGGAACTTGAAACACACGATGCGAAGGGGGGAGCCGATGAGGAAATCCCGCTCGTAGTTTTGGTCAACAAAGGAAGCGCCAGTGCATCAGAGATAGTGGCGGGAGCCTTAAAGGAGCGCAAGCGGGGGGTTATAGTCGGCGAAAAAACCTTTGGGAAGGGTTCGGTTCAGACCGTAGTTACCCTCTCCGATGGTTCAGGTCTGGTCATAACCACGGCCACTTATCTCACCCCGGGTGGAGTATCAATCCATAAGGAAGGAATAAAACCGGATGTTGAAGTCGTGGTACCCATGGAGAGAAGGAAACTCCTCACTAAAGAGGACAAGCAGCTGGAAAAGGCAAAAGAGATACTCAAATCCATCATTTCTGGTGAGGGTGTAAGGAAGGCTGCCTAG